The Mercurialis annua linkage group LG2, ddMerAnnu1.2, whole genome shotgun sequence genome contains a region encoding:
- the LOC126668862 gene encoding probable folate-biopterin transporter 2 isoform X2, which yields MLLVDSLEASGGEIAEKDESRGGCFCNLFCTPFYWLKMLANETHWSLVFGVVTVYGVSQGIGGAFSRVGTDYYMKDVQKVQPSESQIYQGIISIPWLVKPIWGLLTDVLPVIGYRRRPYFIFAGLLGVVSMLLLSLHENLHLAFAILSLTAGSAGVAIADVTLDALVAQNSNTHPLLAPDLRSLCTLSSSIGALLGYSISGVFVHLIGSKGVFGLLTIPAGLVLLVGILVDEPAMLNFDYRQVNKKFIDAGKTMWTTLKFPDVWRPCLYMYLSFALSVNIHEGTFYWYTDSKGGPSFSQEMVGFIFAVGSVGSLLAAIIYQNVLKDYPFRDLLFWSQLLLGLSGMLELIVVMRLNLKMGIPDYVLIVIDECVFRLVINLKWLPLLVLSLRLCPPGIEGTFFAVLMSIDNLGVLTSSWGGGILLHLLNVTRTNFDNLWLAIIIRSILRITPLCLIFLVPGGDPKASLLPSEIRNEDPDDENIELVSLVPSVDSK from the exons ATGCTGCTGGTTGACAGTCTTGAAGCTTCCGGTGGTGAAATTGCGGAAAAAGATGAATCCAGAGGAGGGTGTTTCTGTAACTTATTCTGTACTCCGTTTTATTGGCTCAAGATGCTTGCAAATGAGACACATTGGAGCTTAGTGTTTGGTGTGGTGACTGTGTATGGAGTTAGTCAAGGAATTGGTGGAGCTTTTAGTCGTGTGGGAACTGATTATTACATGAAAGATGTTCAAAAAGTGCAGCCTTCTGAATCACAGATTTATCAAGGAATCATTTCAATTCCTTGGCTTGTTAAGCCTATCTGGGGCCTTCTCACTGATGTTCTTCCTGTTATCGGCTACCGGAGGCGGCCTTATTTCATTTTTGCTG GATTGCTTGGTGTGGTTTCCATGCTTCTGTTGTCATTACATGAGAATCTGCATCTTGCATTCGCTATATTATCATTGACAGCTGGAAGTGCCGGTGTAGCCATAGCAGATGTGACTTTAGATGCTCTTGTTGCGCAGAATAGTAATACTCATCCTTTGCTGGCACCTGATTTGCGAAGCTTATGTACTTTAAGCTCATCAATTGGAGCTCTTTTGGGGTACTCTATCAGTGGTGTTTTTGTCCACCTGATCGGCTCTAAG GGTGTGTTTGGTTTGCTGACAATCCCAGCTGGACTTGTCCTTTTAGTCGGGATTTTGGTCGATGAGCCTGCCATGCTTAATTTTGACTACAGACAG GTAAACAAGAAGTTTATTGATGCTGGTAAGACTATGTGGACAACATTAAAATTCCCTGATGTGTGGAGACCATGTTTATACATGTACTTATCCTTTGCTTTGAGTGTAAATATTCATGAAGGAACGTTTTATTGGTATACAGATTCGAAAGGGGGTCCGTCTTTCTCCCAG GAGATGGTTGGTTTCATATTTGCAGTTGGTTCAGTTGGATCTCTCTTAGCAGCGATAATATACCAAAACGTACTAAAAGATTACCCTTTTCGGGATCTGCTATTCTGGAGTCAATTGTTGTTAGGTTTATCCGGAATGTTAGAGTTGATAGTGGTAATGCGGTTAAACTTGAAAATGGGGATACCAGATTACGTCCTGATTGTGATTGACGAGTGTGTGTTTCGTTTGGTCATAAACCTCAAGTGGTTGCCACTTCTCGTGCTGAGTTTGAGGCTATGTCCGCCGGGTATAGAAGGCACATTCTTTGCTGTACTCATGTCAATTGACAATCTTGGAGTTCTTACATCTTCGTGGGGAGGAGGAATTTTACTCCATTTATTGAACGTGACTCGTACGAACTTTGATAATCTGTGGTTAGCGATAATAATAAGAAGCATATTGAGAATAACTCCGCTCTGTCTGATATTTTTGGTTCCGGGAGGTGATCCTAAAGCTTCGTTACTTCCGAGTGAAATCAGAAATGAAGATCCTGACGATGAGAATATTGAATTGGTATCGCTTGTACCAAGTGTTGATAGTAAATAG
- the LOC126668862 gene encoding probable folate-biopterin transporter 2 isoform X1, which produces MLLVDSLEASGGEIAEKDESRGGCFCNLFCTPFYWLKMLANETHWSLVFGVVTVYGVSQGIGGAFSRVGTDYYMKDVQKVQPSESQIYQGIISIPWLVKPIWGLLTDVLPVIGYRRRPYFIFAGVLFWKHVRNLAFRTPNFIFNIGNLKITMFSHIRIPFSCIRVRGLLGVVSMLLLSLHENLHLAFAILSLTAGSAGVAIADVTLDALVAQNSNTHPLLAPDLRSLCTLSSSIGALLGYSISGVFVHLIGSKGVFGLLTIPAGLVLLVGILVDEPAMLNFDYRQVNKKFIDAGKTMWTTLKFPDVWRPCLYMYLSFALSVNIHEGTFYWYTDSKGGPSFSQEMVGFIFAVGSVGSLLAAIIYQNVLKDYPFRDLLFWSQLLLGLSGMLELIVVMRLNLKMGIPDYVLIVIDECVFRLVINLKWLPLLVLSLRLCPPGIEGTFFAVLMSIDNLGVLTSSWGGGILLHLLNVTRTNFDNLWLAIIIRSILRITPLCLIFLVPGGDPKASLLPSEIRNEDPDDENIELVSLVPSVDSK; this is translated from the exons ATGCTGCTGGTTGACAGTCTTGAAGCTTCCGGTGGTGAAATTGCGGAAAAAGATGAATCCAGAGGAGGGTGTTTCTGTAACTTATTCTGTACTCCGTTTTATTGGCTCAAGATGCTTGCAAATGAGACACATTGGAGCTTAGTGTTTGGTGTGGTGACTGTGTATGGAGTTAGTCAAGGAATTGGTGGAGCTTTTAGTCGTGTGGGAACTGATTATTACATGAAAGATGTTCAAAAAGTGCAGCCTTCTGAATCACAGATTTATCAAGGAATCATTTCAATTCCTTGGCTTGTTAAGCCTATCTGGGGCCTTCTCACTGATGTTCTTCCTGTTATCGGCTACCGGAGGCGGCCTTATTTCATTTTTGCTG GTGTCCTGTTCTGGAAACATGTCAGAAACTTGGCGTTTCGGACaccaaacttcatttttaacatcgGAAACCTTAAAATTACAATGTTTTCGCATATCCGGATCCCTTTTTCCTGTATCCGTGTCCGTG GATTGCTTGGTGTGGTTTCCATGCTTCTGTTGTCATTACATGAGAATCTGCATCTTGCATTCGCTATATTATCATTGACAGCTGGAAGTGCCGGTGTAGCCATAGCAGATGTGACTTTAGATGCTCTTGTTGCGCAGAATAGTAATACTCATCCTTTGCTGGCACCTGATTTGCGAAGCTTATGTACTTTAAGCTCATCAATTGGAGCTCTTTTGGGGTACTCTATCAGTGGTGTTTTTGTCCACCTGATCGGCTCTAAG GGTGTGTTTGGTTTGCTGACAATCCCAGCTGGACTTGTCCTTTTAGTCGGGATTTTGGTCGATGAGCCTGCCATGCTTAATTTTGACTACAGACAG GTAAACAAGAAGTTTATTGATGCTGGTAAGACTATGTGGACAACATTAAAATTCCCTGATGTGTGGAGACCATGTTTATACATGTACTTATCCTTTGCTTTGAGTGTAAATATTCATGAAGGAACGTTTTATTGGTATACAGATTCGAAAGGGGGTCCGTCTTTCTCCCAG GAGATGGTTGGTTTCATATTTGCAGTTGGTTCAGTTGGATCTCTCTTAGCAGCGATAATATACCAAAACGTACTAAAAGATTACCCTTTTCGGGATCTGCTATTCTGGAGTCAATTGTTGTTAGGTTTATCCGGAATGTTAGAGTTGATAGTGGTAATGCGGTTAAACTTGAAAATGGGGATACCAGATTACGTCCTGATTGTGATTGACGAGTGTGTGTTTCGTTTGGTCATAAACCTCAAGTGGTTGCCACTTCTCGTGCTGAGTTTGAGGCTATGTCCGCCGGGTATAGAAGGCACATTCTTTGCTGTACTCATGTCAATTGACAATCTTGGAGTTCTTACATCTTCGTGGGGAGGAGGAATTTTACTCCATTTATTGAACGTGACTCGTACGAACTTTGATAATCTGTGGTTAGCGATAATAATAAGAAGCATATTGAGAATAACTCCGCTCTGTCTGATATTTTTGGTTCCGGGAGGTGATCCTAAAGCTTCGTTACTTCCGAGTGAAATCAGAAATGAAGATCCTGACGATGAGAATATTGAATTGGTATCGCTTGTACCAAGTGTTGATAGTAAATAG